A section of the Clostridium felsineum DSM 794 genome encodes:
- a CDS encoding PcfJ domain-containing protein, whose protein sequence is MEGYCTHCGKKVLINKPRHNKEGICPKCKSKVVYKAEGKSKNIDDCTRTSIIQKVPNGVIIRAFSIRKFYGSNYKKPKLIIHEFSRDFYEFNNDNSLKIKTYEWWNFKQTGVMRWCEGGGNSNFDYYNISLYSTNLNDVLCDTIWKYSEIKHFATIEQGHTFPVYSYLGLYMKYPFIEQLMKLNLVHLVKDILSCYYYYGRCCFGEDYVFSFNEKNIKDILKIDRKFLHLLQELNAGINELKVIQEVFKGKFNITNEKILYIAAKFYNPKDIFNFSKKYSITIHRIIKYIEFQMINCSSKENDILSDWEDYLNNCTFLKYEIKKDSVIFPRNLKQKHDEIYKLIQNNKKELYDKAIKEMYNELLERFKWSYGKYIIIPPKNADELVKEGNVLDHCVATNYMGIMAMRKTVILFIRNKDEIDTPFYTIEVKDNEIKQCRGKRNCGMTDEVENFIEEFKDKKLRKTLNKKIA, encoded by the coding sequence ATGGAAGGATATTGCACTCACTGCGGTAAAAAGGTACTTATTAATAAACCTAGACATAATAAAGAGGGGATATGTCCTAAATGCAAAAGTAAAGTAGTATATAAAGCAGAAGGAAAATCTAAAAATATAGATGATTGTACAAGAACGTCTATTATACAGAAAGTACCTAATGGAGTTATTATAAGAGCTTTTAGCATAAGGAAATTTTATGGGAGCAATTATAAGAAACCTAAATTAATAATACATGAATTTTCAAGAGATTTTTATGAGTTTAATAATGATAATTCTTTGAAAATTAAAACATATGAATGGTGGAATTTTAAGCAAACAGGTGTTATGCGTTGGTGCGAAGGTGGGGGGAATTCCAACTTTGACTATTATAATATCTCCTTATATAGTACAAATTTAAATGATGTTTTATGTGATACCATATGGAAATATTCAGAGATCAAACATTTTGCAACTATAGAACAAGGTCATACATTCCCCGTATATTCTTATTTAGGGTTGTATATGAAATACCCATTTATAGAGCAATTGATGAAACTTAATCTAGTACATTTAGTTAAAGATATATTAAGTTGCTACTATTATTATGGAAGATGCTGTTTTGGTGAAGATTATGTATTTAGCTTTAATGAAAAAAATATAAAAGATATTCTTAAAATAGATAGAAAGTTTTTACACCTTCTTCAAGAACTGAATGCCGGTATAAATGAATTAAAGGTAATACAGGAAGTTTTTAAAGGAAAATTTAATATTACAAATGAAAAAATATTATATATTGCAGCCAAGTTTTATAACCCAAAGGATATTTTTAATTTTTCAAAAAAGTACTCAATAACAATACACAGAATTATTAAATATATAGAATTCCAAATGATTAATTGTAGTTCAAAGGAAAATGATATTCTTTCAGATTGGGAGGATTACTTAAATAATTGTACTTTTTTAAAATATGAGATAAAAAAGGATTCAGTTATATTTCCAAGAAACCTAAAACAAAAACATGATGAGATATATAAGTTAATACAGAATAATAAAAAGGAGTTATATGATAAAGCTATAAAGGAAATGTATAACGAACTTTTAGAAAGATTTAAGTGGAGCTATGGAAAGTACATTATAATTCCACCTAAAAATGCAGATGAATTAGTAAAGGAAGGAAATGTATTAGACCATTGTGTAGCGACAAATTATATGGGAATTATGGCTATGAGAAAAACTGTAATATTGTTTATACGGAATAAAGATGAAATTGATACTCCGTTTTATACCATTGAAGTTAAGGATAATGAGATAAAACAATGCAGAGGTAAGAGAAACTGTGGTATGACAGATGAAGTTGAAAACTTTATTGAGGAATTTAAAGATAAAAAGCTAAGGAAAACTTTAAATAAAAAAATAGCATAG